A window from Opitutia bacterium ISCC 52 encodes these proteins:
- a CDS encoding sulfatase, translating into MRLNNHSLFLLFLCFIGTLLRGADRPNVLLILVDDLKPTIGAYGDSVAVTPQIDRLASEGMRFESAYCNQSVCMASRYNLMLGSRSSSTGFYSFGTQFREVYPDAITLPQHFMNNGYVAHSMGKVFHIGHGNTNDDASWSVPHYKDKVIEYVDPESNHRELTREEGLFTNQGSRDENGKLRPRGAAWESPDVLDYAYADARVAETAVDRLRWLKENEDKPFFMAVGFVRPHLPFSAPKKYWDLYDRYELPMPEFEDAPAGAPKFAVKRGGEINAFKPVPIVEPFPEDMTRQLIHGYYASVSYMDAQVGKVLDGLEAHGFSDDTIVVLWGDHGWHLGDHGSWTKHSNYEQSNRIPIIVKAPGVTKAGSMTQQLAETVDIYPTLASLAGLPAPRTSQPIDGLDMTPVLKDGGKRIREYAYHAYNKRTHLGRALRDERYRIVEWTNHENGNILYELYDYEKDYLETVNIAASDLKALNYMKALLEKEPPAKAQVRRRGR; encoded by the coding sequence ATGCGCTTGAACAACCATTCACTGTTTCTTCTTTTTCTCTGTTTTATTGGCACTCTGCTTCGCGGTGCCGATCGGCCCAATGTATTGTTGATTTTGGTCGATGATCTGAAGCCGACGATCGGGGCCTATGGTGATTCGGTTGCGGTTACTCCACAGATAGATCGACTCGCCTCGGAGGGGATGCGTTTTGAGAGTGCTTATTGCAATCAATCCGTCTGTATGGCTTCCCGGTACAATCTGATGCTGGGGAGTCGTTCTTCCTCCACTGGCTTTTACAGCTTCGGCACTCAGTTTCGGGAAGTGTATCCGGATGCGATTACGTTGCCACAGCACTTCATGAATAACGGCTACGTGGCTCACTCCATGGGGAAGGTATTTCACATCGGGCATGGCAATACCAACGACGATGCTTCCTGGAGTGTACCTCACTATAAGGACAAAGTGATCGAATACGTAGATCCTGAAAGCAATCATCGTGAACTGACTCGCGAAGAAGGGCTCTTTACGAACCAGGGATCTCGTGACGAAAATGGTAAGTTACGTCCGCGTGGTGCTGCCTGGGAGTCACCTGATGTTTTGGATTATGCCTATGCCGATGCTCGTGTGGCTGAGACGGCCGTAGATCGCCTGCGATGGTTGAAGGAAAATGAGGACAAGCCCTTCTTTATGGCGGTGGGTTTTGTGAGGCCTCATTTACCATTCTCGGCACCGAAGAAATATTGGGATCTGTATGACCGTTACGAGTTGCCCATGCCCGAGTTTGAAGATGCGCCTGCTGGAGCACCCAAATTTGCTGTAAAACGGGGCGGAGAGATAAACGCGTTTAAACCTGTTCCTATTGTTGAGCCCTTCCCTGAAGACATGACCCGTCAACTGATTCATGGCTATTATGCCAGTGTGAGCTACATGGACGCTCAAGTTGGTAAGGTGCTAGATGGCTTGGAAGCGCATGGTTTCTCTGATGATACGATTGTGGTGCTTTGGGGCGACCATGGTTGGCACTTGGGGGATCATGGATCCTGGACAAAGCACAGTAACTATGAGCAGTCGAATCGGATTCCGATTATCGTAAAGGCTCCAGGGGTAACGAAAGCTGGCAGTATGACTCAGCAATTGGCGGAGACAGTGGATATTTATCCTACGCTTGCTTCGCTCGCTGGGTTACCTGCCCCGAGAACATCACAACCCATTGACGGGTTGGATATGACGCCCGTGTTGAAAGACGGTGGTAAGCGTATCCGTGAGTATGCCTACCATGCCTACAATAAACGAACTCACCTGGGACGTGCATTGCGTGATGAGCGTTACCGGATCGTTGAATGGACAAACCATGAAAACGGGAACATCCTGTATGAACTCTACGATTACGAAAAAGACTATCTTGAAACAGTGAATATTGCTGCTTCTGATCTTAAGGCATTGAACTACATGAAAGCTCTTCTCGAGAAAGAACCTCCTGCCAAAGCTCAGGTTCGAAGACGAGGGCGATAA
- a CDS encoding c-type cytochrome — translation MKPLIQYPSPFMRIRKRYLPSTIITLLLGSLPSMDAAEDELPDHLVELAWAYAITITPPPPLPEDTVKHSLPDTPLTFTREEITGKENGVQFQNAPADWYPQDHPKMPDIYAKGDPSRNIIACALCHYPNGKGKAENAPPAGQDELYLFQQLMDFKNDVRQGADPRKSNYQLMIDTAKGMTEEEMMDVSEYMASMPWTKWIEVIETDTVPKTYLRGGLHIPIEGDQAGTEPIGKRIIESPVDSYGTEFLRNPRSGFVAYVPPGSIQKGAELVLAGGRGKTIQCTLCHGPDLNGIGNIPGIAARSPSYMARQLNDMKQGTRKGEMAALMKPVLQNISSEDILNMVAYLASLPAPPPSWEQN, via the coding sequence ATGAAACCCTTGATCCAATACCCTAGCCCATTCATGCGAATTAGAAAACGCTATCTACCTTCTACAATTATAACCCTACTTCTTGGGAGTCTCCCCTCGATGGACGCAGCAGAGGACGAACTACCTGACCACCTGGTAGAACTCGCCTGGGCTTACGCTATCACCATCACTCCTCCGCCTCCTCTTCCGGAAGACACGGTTAAACATAGTCTACCCGACACGCCTCTGACGTTTACGCGGGAAGAAATTACCGGCAAAGAGAATGGCGTTCAGTTTCAAAACGCTCCTGCCGATTGGTATCCGCAAGATCATCCAAAGATGCCGGACATTTATGCCAAAGGAGATCCTTCAAGAAACATCATTGCTTGCGCACTCTGCCACTATCCGAATGGAAAAGGAAAAGCCGAGAACGCACCCCCTGCCGGACAGGATGAGCTATATCTCTTCCAACAATTGATGGATTTCAAAAATGATGTGCGTCAGGGAGCGGACCCACGAAAATCAAACTACCAGCTCATGATCGATACCGCCAAAGGTATGACTGAGGAGGAAATGATGGACGTATCCGAATACATGGCCTCCATGCCATGGACAAAATGGATTGAAGTGATCGAAACTGACACCGTGCCTAAAACCTATCTTCGAGGCGGTCTTCACATTCCTATCGAAGGTGACCAAGCCGGAACCGAACCCATTGGTAAACGAATCATCGAATCCCCTGTCGATTCCTACGGCACAGAATTTTTAAGAAATCCAAGGTCAGGTTTTGTCGCTTACGTACCACCTGGTTCTATACAAAAGGGCGCCGAGCTCGTTCTGGCAGGTGGAAGGGGTAAAACCATTCAATGCACCCTCTGCCATGGCCCTGACCTCAACGGCATCGGGAACATCCCCGGAATTGCTGCCCGTTCACCCAGCTACATGGCTCGTCAGCTCAACGATATGAAACAAGGCACCCGAAAAGGCGAAATGGCCGCACTCATGAAGCCGGTGCTACAAAATATCTCATCGGAAGACATCCTGAATATGGTGGCCTACCTGGCGTCACTCCCTGCTCCACCACCCTCATGGGAACAGAACTAG
- a CDS encoding sialate O-acetylesterase, which translates to MQLKTKIKLFGLVVALGILGMSFAYVFKGEIIHTLKLGVRISSFNIPGGVVLFDKSKVGEPFEITGVVGRRADLIKGSMVPRNSNYAPIEWEEFELIEGYPTRFRWEITVPDEQELFFAQSINWHSSRMVDPILMRPALIFIVTGQSNASGASEHVSVSPTDNVYYGALGDKGINWRPAHDPGILHGKGSVWPLVGNTLQDKHGIAIGFINLAAGGTQLAHWMPGEPFYERLISALNQTQASGLTAVLLHQGESDHTISTEDYKSGLRSIIDQSRSETGWNEIPWLVSTATLNDHKLNESVRQA; encoded by the coding sequence ATGCAGCTCAAAACCAAAATCAAGCTCTTCGGCTTAGTTGTGGCCCTTGGCATACTGGGCATGAGCTTCGCATATGTATTTAAGGGGGAAATCATTCATACGCTGAAGCTTGGAGTTCGTATCAGCAGTTTCAATATCCCAGGAGGAGTTGTTCTGTTTGATAAAAGTAAGGTCGGTGAACCATTTGAAATCACCGGTGTAGTTGGGAGACGAGCAGATTTGATAAAAGGATCAATGGTTCCAAGAAACTCTAATTACGCTCCAATTGAATGGGAAGAGTTCGAACTTATTGAAGGATACCCAACGCGTTTTCGATGGGAAATAACGGTTCCCGATGAGCAAGAATTGTTTTTCGCCCAATCCATCAATTGGCATTCCTCCCGCATGGTAGACCCCATTCTAATGCGCCCTGCCCTAATATTCATCGTAACTGGTCAATCCAACGCATCGGGTGCTTCCGAGCACGTATCTGTATCACCTACCGATAATGTGTATTATGGCGCATTGGGAGATAAGGGAATAAATTGGAGACCTGCACACGATCCAGGAATCCTTCACGGAAAAGGTTCCGTCTGGCCGCTAGTGGGAAACACACTTCAAGATAAACACGGAATCGCAATTGGGTTTATCAATCTTGCTGCGGGTGGAACTCAATTGGCCCATTGGATGCCGGGAGAACCGTTCTATGAGCGCCTCATTTCCGCTCTCAATCAAACACAAGCCTCCGGTCTAACCGCTGTCCTTTTGCATCAAGGCGAAAGCGATCATACTATTTCTACAGAGGACTACAAATCGGGACTTCGAAGTATCATTGATCAATCAAGATCTGAGACTGGTTGGAATGAAATTCCGTGGTTAGTTTCGACTGCGACTCTGAATGATCACAAACTCAATGAATCAGTGAGACAGGCATAA
- a CDS encoding PRC-barrel domain-containing protein encodes MSEEESFVSLDSIQRLGKHVVIVSGKESLEELAQKTGGNSLRNLKGIKIVTEDGKHLGELLDVNVFSKSGVISEILLYGPKKLKIDVKRDGLSIGPDAIIVPAEYQKRIINIDTTAETGFVIHRGKASLTVTESIKNLWGMAAKIQIPEDLETSDQPTSTEAKEETSNQEANGRKLVSSK; translated from the coding sequence ATGAGCGAGGAAGAATCGTTCGTTTCTCTCGATTCTATTCAAAGACTGGGAAAGCATGTCGTGATTGTTTCCGGCAAGGAAAGCCTCGAAGAACTCGCCCAGAAAACAGGAGGCAACAGCTTGAGGAACCTGAAAGGCATCAAGATCGTAACTGAGGATGGTAAACACCTGGGAGAACTCCTGGACGTCAATGTATTTTCAAAGAGCGGTGTGATCTCCGAGATTTTACTCTATGGACCCAAGAAACTAAAAATAGACGTCAAGAGAGACGGACTTAGCATAGGGCCCGATGCGATTATTGTTCCGGCTGAATACCAAAAACGCATCATAAATATCGATACAACGGCCGAGACCGGATTTGTAATTCATAGAGGTAAGGCTTCCTTAACTGTAACAGAATCCATTAAGAACCTATGGGGTATGGCTGCAAAAATTCAAATACCAGAAGACTTGGAGACGAGTGATCAACCTACCTCTACCGAAGCTAAGGAAGAAACAAGTAATCAAGAAGCCAACGGCAGAAAGCTGGTTTCCAGCAAATAA
- a CDS encoding arylsulfatase translates to MNDIKRFFLLCSLWFSVSAVADDRPNIVLVMVDDMGYSDIGCYGGEIPTPNIDRLAADGVRFSQFYNAARCCPTRASLLTGLYQHQTGIGHMMSEGRFNFDYGVDGYKGQLNRSCVTLADVLGSAGYDTWMTGKWHLGDEMDDRPLQRGWDKFYGSLSGAFSYFMPHGDRHLMEGNTPLPPPDPDNYYTTDAFTDKAIDWIEGQQDDKPFFLYLSHNAPHWPLHAKQEDIQQFVGKYMKGWDAIRKERFERQVEMGLFDESLGVSPRDPTVRPWSEVPEDQKQRSDYRMAVYAAQVYSIDENMGKLIQALESEDKLDNTLIFFLADNGACAEPYNEFGGGDFDRINDPTTGGMVSVGSGWANMQNTPFRQYKNKPYEGGMATPFIAHWPGGIPGKMEGKILPDLAHILDVMPTFIDLSGAKYPAVIDQELIPEPEGQSLLSILEGNGREEPEYLFFEHQMNCVVRSGDWKAISQFGEWKWELYNIRNDRNELKDVSGEHPEIVDRLDRAWRNWALRVKAAPKGHWQDRGYNTPRN, encoded by the coding sequence ATGAATGACATCAAGCGATTTTTCCTGCTTTGCTCCCTATGGTTTTCGGTCTCGGCCGTTGCCGATGATCGTCCTAACATTGTTTTGGTCATGGTCGATGACATGGGCTACTCGGACATCGGCTGTTATGGAGGCGAAATTCCTACACCCAATATCGATCGATTGGCCGCGGACGGGGTACGCTTCTCTCAGTTTTATAATGCCGCTCGCTGTTGTCCTACCCGTGCATCTCTTTTGACTGGCCTTTATCAGCATCAAACAGGGATCGGGCATATGATGTCGGAAGGACGGTTCAATTTCGATTACGGCGTCGATGGTTACAAAGGGCAGTTGAATCGGAGCTGTGTAACGCTTGCTGACGTGTTAGGCTCGGCTGGGTACGATACTTGGATGACTGGCAAATGGCACCTGGGCGATGAGATGGATGACCGTCCACTGCAACGAGGCTGGGACAAGTTTTATGGCAGCTTAAGTGGAGCCTTCAGTTATTTTATGCCACACGGTGACAGGCACCTGATGGAGGGTAACACGCCACTTCCTCCTCCGGATCCGGATAACTATTACACAACCGATGCGTTTACGGATAAAGCGATCGATTGGATTGAAGGTCAGCAGGATGATAAACCTTTCTTTCTTTACTTGTCGCATAACGCGCCGCATTGGCCACTCCATGCAAAACAGGAGGACATCCAGCAGTTTGTTGGCAAATACATGAAGGGGTGGGACGCCATTCGAAAGGAGCGTTTTGAGAGGCAGGTCGAGATGGGCTTGTTTGATGAGTCACTGGGTGTTTCACCTCGTGACCCTACGGTACGACCTTGGTCCGAAGTTCCGGAAGATCAGAAGCAACGCTCCGACTACCGAATGGCCGTTTATGCAGCGCAGGTTTACTCCATTGATGAAAACATGGGCAAGTTGATCCAGGCATTGGAAAGCGAAGATAAGCTTGATAACACCCTGATCTTCTTCCTGGCAGATAATGGAGCCTGTGCGGAGCCTTACAACGAGTTTGGTGGCGGTGATTTCGATCGGATCAATGATCCCACTACTGGCGGCATGGTTTCAGTCGGGAGCGGCTGGGCCAATATGCAGAATACACCGTTTCGCCAGTACAAGAACAAGCCCTATGAAGGAGGTATGGCGACGCCGTTCATCGCTCATTGGCCAGGGGGTATTCCAGGAAAAATGGAAGGCAAAATACTGCCCGACCTCGCGCATATTCTCGATGTCATGCCCACCTTTATTGATCTCTCCGGAGCTAAGTATCCGGCGGTGATCGATCAGGAACTTATTCCTGAACCGGAAGGGCAGAGTCTATTATCTATCTTGGAAGGAAACGGCCGGGAAGAACCCGAGTATCTGTTTTTTGAGCATCAAATGAATTGCGTGGTTCGCTCAGGTGACTGGAAGGCGATTTCACAATTTGGAGAGTGGAAGTGGGAGCTTTACAACATCCGGAACGATCGCAACGAGTTGAAGGATGTTTCGGGTGAGCACCCGGAAATTGTCGATCGGCTCGATCGTGCCTGGCGCAATTGGGCACTGCGTGTCAAAGCAGCTCCGAAAGGTCACTGGCAGGATCGAGGTTACAATACGCCCAGAAATTGA